The nucleotide sequence AAACCGGTTTTTTAATGACAATCCGTTTATAGAAATCCAGGCCATCGACCCTTTGAAAAGTGAATACCATAAAAAAGTTCAAACATTAAATCATCTGAAGTTTGTGATCTCCATTATATATGATTAGTGTAATCAACTCGAATTGCATTTTTAGCTTTTCAGTGATCAGGAAGATTGGCTCACCTCATTATACAATTGGATCTTTCCGGTTATAAAGTATCCCGAACCGCTTTCACTTCATCAATGGTAATGGCGGTAGTATCATTTTCAAAATTCTGACGCATATAAGTCAACACACTGGCTACTTCCTCATCCGAAAGGTTTTTGAACGGAGGCATAACGCCATTATATGACATGCCGCGGACTTCGATTCTGCCGGTCTGACCTTCCAGAATAATTTTTATCAGCCTTTCCTTGTCCCCTTTCACCCGGGGATTGTCAATAACCGGGGGATACATGGAAGGGAC is from Bacteroidales bacterium and encodes:
- a CDS encoding cytochrome c; translation: MNRMRNIFILSILIVMVGGLALNVKSSYIRNNVGMIPDVFTNDSLGERVYDKDCLTCHQKDGSGVPSMYPPVIDNPRVKGDKERLIKIILEGQTGRIEVRGMSYNGVMPPFKNLSDEEVASVLTYMRQNFENDTTAITIDEVKAVRDTL